The following proteins are encoded in a genomic region of Desulfovibrio sp. JC010:
- a CDS encoding transglycosylase SLT domain-containing protein encodes MLNPKQITLTVIIFIVLLFSTFPASAGEKVTSFSRVAVQTTHDLPGMLKKRSIRVLTSFSPTIFFMDKGKIYGFEYSMLKEYEKFLNKKRPRKQEVHLEFIPVPADKLIPLLNQGYGDIAAALTTVTESRSKQVAFSNPYLPSVKEVVVANAEVSGINSLEDLSGRMVMVRKSSSFHQSLLELSQKLQQQGLDPIQIFPAPEYEPTEEILQMVNAGIIELTIADDYLAKLWNEVLPNIRVLNNIAVREGGSIAWMVRKDNPELLNSLNSFVKTVKKGTLLGNIFFKRYYRNVKFIEHPLDEKKEIENFSAYTPIFKKYAAMYGLDWRLVAALAYQESGFNHAARSRVGAVGVMQVMPMLATDKRLGIKDIHDLEKNIHLGVKYLALLRDRYYPTDKIPSESERLRFALASYNAGPTRIRNARKIATKLGLHDDIWFHNTEYGTMQLVGMEPVRYVSNINMYYRAMILSDMLIKSRQEGRKGKAEK; translated from the coding sequence ATGCTTAACCCAAAACAGATCACCCTGACCGTAATAATTTTTATTGTTTTACTTTTCAGTACCTTTCCCGCCTCAGCCGGAGAAAAGGTCACCTCATTTTCACGGGTCGCAGTGCAAACCACCCATGACTTGCCCGGAATGCTGAAGAAGCGTTCTATCAGGGTCCTTACATCTTTCTCGCCAACTATTTTTTTCATGGATAAAGGCAAAATCTACGGTTTTGAATACAGCATGCTCAAAGAGTATGAAAAATTCCTGAACAAGAAACGGCCCCGCAAACAGGAAGTACATCTTGAGTTCATTCCCGTCCCGGCAGACAAGCTGATCCCGCTGCTGAATCAGGGATATGGAGATATTGCGGCAGCATTGACCACTGTCACGGAAAGCCGCAGCAAACAGGTTGCATTCAGCAATCCGTATCTGCCTTCAGTAAAAGAAGTTGTGGTGGCCAATGCCGAGGTAAGCGGCATAAATTCTCTTGAAGATCTTTCCGGAAGGATGGTTATGGTCCGAAAATCCAGCAGCTTCCACCAGAGCCTGCTGGAGCTGAGTCAAAAACTTCAACAGCAGGGACTGGATCCGATCCAGATATTCCCGGCCCCGGAATACGAACCCACTGAAGAAATCCTGCAAATGGTCAATGCCGGGATTATCGAGCTGACCATCGCCGACGACTATCTGGCAAAGCTCTGGAACGAAGTGCTTCCCAATATTCGCGTGCTGAACAACATCGCTGTGCGGGAAGGAGGCAGCATTGCCTGGATGGTCCGCAAAGATAATCCGGAATTGTTAAACAGCCTGAATTCCTTCGTTAAAACCGTGAAAAAAGGAACCCTGCTCGGAAACATTTTTTTCAAACGCTACTATAGGAATGTAAAATTCATAGAGCATCCCCTTGATGAAAAAAAAGAAATTGAAAACTTCAGTGCCTATACCCCCATATTCAAAAAATATGCGGCCATGTACGGACTGGACTGGCGGCTGGTGGCGGCACTGGCCTATCAGGAATCAGGTTTCAACCACGCCGCCCGCTCAAGGGTCGGGGCCGTGGGAGTAATGCAGGTCATGCCCATGCTGGCCACGGATAAGCGTTTGGGGATCAAAGATATTCACGACCTAGAAAAAAACATCCATCTCGGGGTCAAATATCTCGCCCTGCTCCGGGACCGCTACTACCCGACCGATAAAATACCAAGTGAATCTGAACGACTGCGCTTTGCACTGGCCTCTTACAATGCCGGACCGACCCGCATCCGCAATGCCCGCAAAATAGCCACAAAACTGGGACTCCATGACGATATCTGGTTCCACAACACCGAATACGGAACCATGCAACTGGTGGGAATGGAGCCGGTCCGCTACGTAAGCAACATCAACATGTATTACCGGGCCATGATTCTCTCGGATATGCTGATCAAGTCGCGGCAGGAAGGACGTAAAGGAAAAGCTGAGAAATAA
- a CDS encoding ABC transporter substrate-binding protein, whose protein sequence is MDEPLPPYSFGELGELSRKGISYEILSEIFKEMGADFEIQLVPWGRAVKSVEHGKADGIPLLMKNSEREKFMVFSLPLIENREVFYFLKDVHPDFRWESFEDLSGKTIGLVNGYTYGDDFLVAMKQKKFKVLYSKDTEANFRKLMAGRVDFVLDNESSLRELLHANPQWREQVRGSEKAVSSCFWYLGVSRLSPLAVRIDEINRAIQKMQDNGRLAGIIDTR, encoded by the coding sequence ATGGATGAACCTTTGCCTCCCTATAGTTTCGGGGAACTGGGCGAGCTGTCCCGGAAGGGCATTTCGTATGAAATTCTTTCGGAAATTTTTAAGGAAATGGGTGCGGACTTTGAAATTCAGCTTGTCCCATGGGGGCGGGCCGTGAAATCAGTGGAACACGGCAAGGCTGACGGTATTCCTCTGCTTATGAAAAACAGTGAGCGGGAAAAGTTCATGGTTTTTTCACTCCCTTTGATCGAAAACAGAGAGGTCTTTTATTTTTTGAAGGATGTACACCCCGATTTCAGGTGGGAGAGTTTCGAAGACCTGTCCGGAAAGACCATCGGTCTGGTGAACGGTTATACTTATGGAGATGATTTCCTTGTCGCCATGAAGCAGAAGAAATTCAAGGTACTGTATTCAAAGGATACGGAGGCAAATTTCAGAAAGCTTATGGCCGGAAGGGTGGATTTTGTTCTTGATAATGAATCCTCATTGCGGGAATTGCTGCATGCCAATCCGCAATGGAGGGAGCAGGTGCGTGGTTCGGAAAAAGCCGTATCCAGTTGTTTCTGGTATTTGGGAGTGTCCAGACTGTCCCCGCTGGCTGTACGTATTGATGAGATAAACCGGGCAATACAGAAGATGCAGGACAATGGTCGTCTGGCCGGTATAATCGATACTCGTTGA
- a CDS encoding ATP-binding protein — MTLNVILVVFVVSLVVGGIRIKSLLEWRVGEIDATISALINAVAEPAGEAAFSIDPILAERAVQGLVKSHYVSSVSVVDDFGTSLFAHVKPGVYGASSGVRVPGIIWQDKRVVDLTAYGKPVGRLIVNTADREVTKSLNDMIFAEIVNLFSVLAVLAISLALVFYFTLTRPLSILSKTLSDFELESRDLKRVAPPKGHGLDEIGSVAENFNFLLSKIEKEIQLLRNTRDELGQLRTYLSSIINSMPSALVSVDNDCMITQLNREAEGRIIISAQDAVGQPLAEVLPRMEKVTDLVRKAVNEKKTYCESRQFRLDDGELYYEEITIYPLTADGVDGAVIRIDDVTDRTRLEMMMVQSEKMMSVGGLAAGMAHEINNPLAGVLGHVHNMRNRIFGDLKKNELVARECGVDLELVRSYLEHREIPRMLDGIVESGSRAATIVSNMLTFSRKSEKKHEKYNIAELLDTTIELAANDYDLKKHYDFRKIEINREYAEDVPSVVCEGTELQQVFFNLLKNGAEAMTEKEFIDETPHFNCRVSSDSSMVVVEIEDNGPGLDADSRKRIFEPFYTTKEVGKGTGLGLSVSYFIIKEQHKGVLEVDSLPGKWTRFSIKLPLDQNRS, encoded by the coding sequence TTGACCTTAAATGTCATTCTGGTGGTCTTTGTGGTCAGCCTCGTTGTCGGGGGTATCCGCATTAAATCGCTGCTGGAGTGGCGGGTCGGTGAAATTGACGCCACCATATCCGCTCTTATCAATGCAGTGGCCGAACCAGCCGGGGAGGCCGCCTTCAGTATTGATCCTATCCTTGCCGAGCGCGCAGTGCAGGGGCTGGTGAAATCCCATTACGTGAGCTCCGTATCTGTTGTGGATGATTTCGGGACCAGCCTTTTTGCCCATGTCAAACCGGGGGTGTATGGAGCTTCGTCCGGGGTCAGGGTGCCGGGGATTATCTGGCAGGATAAGCGTGTTGTGGATTTGACTGCTTATGGCAAACCGGTTGGTCGGCTGATAGTGAATACTGCTGACCGGGAGGTCACTAAAAGCCTGAACGACATGATTTTTGCGGAGATTGTGAACCTGTTTTCCGTACTGGCGGTTCTGGCCATATCCCTTGCTCTTGTTTTTTATTTTACCCTTACCCGCCCGCTGTCGATTCTTTCAAAAACCCTGTCCGATTTTGAGCTGGAAAGCAGGGATTTGAAACGTGTTGCCCCTCCCAAAGGGCATGGGCTGGATGAAATCGGTTCCGTGGCTGAAAATTTTAATTTTCTGCTCAGTAAGATTGAAAAGGAAATCCAGCTGTTACGGAATACCAGAGACGAGCTTGGGCAGTTGCGGACCTATCTTTCAAGCATCATCAATTCAATGCCGTCTGCATTGGTCAGTGTGGATAACGATTGCATGATTACGCAGTTGAACAGGGAGGCGGAAGGCAGGATCATCATTTCCGCTCAGGATGCAGTCGGGCAACCGCTCGCTGAAGTCCTGCCCCGCATGGAGAAGGTGACCGATCTGGTCCGTAAGGCTGTAAACGAGAAAAAAACGTATTGTGAATCCCGACAATTCCGTCTGGATGACGGTGAACTGTATTATGAGGAGATTACCATTTACCCGCTTACCGCCGATGGTGTGGACGGGGCGGTAATCCGTATTGACGATGTCACGGACCGGACCCGACTGGAGATGATGATGGTCCAGTCCGAAAAAATGATGTCTGTGGGCGGGCTGGCCGCAGGCATGGCCCATGAGATCAACAACCCGCTGGCCGGGGTGCTCGGGCATGTCCATAATATGAGGAATCGTATTTTCGGTGATTTGAAGAAGAATGAGCTTGTTGCCAGAGAGTGCGGGGTGGATCTGGAACTGGTCCGCAGTTATCTGGAACACAGGGAAATACCGAGGATGCTTGACGGTATTGTAGAGTCCGGCAGCAGGGCGGCAACCATTGTTTCGAATATGCTTACCTTCAGCCGTAAAAGTGAGAAAAAACACGAAAAATATAATATCGCTGAATTGCTGGATACTACCATTGAACTGGCCGCAAATGATTATGATTTAAAAAAGCATTATGATTTCAGAAAGATTGAAATTAACAGGGAGTATGCAGAGGATGTTCCCAGCGTAGTCTGCGAGGGAACGGAATTGCAGCAGGTCTTTTTTAATCTGCTGAAAAATGGTGCAGAAGCCATGACCGAAAAAGAGTTTATTGATGAAACTCCGCATTTCAACTGTCGGGTAAGCAGCGATTCTTCAATGGTTGTGGTGGAGATAGAAGATAATGGTCCGGGGCTTGATGCCGACAGCCGGAAGCGTATCTTTGAACCTTTTTATACTACAAAAGAAGTAGGCAAAGGCACAGGGCTGGGCCTTTCCGTTTCCTATTTTATCATCAAGGAACAGCACAAAGGTGTGCTTGAAGTGGACTCTTTGCCGGGCAAGTGGACCCGCTTTTCAATTAAACTTCCCTTGGACCAGAACAGAAGCTAG
- a CDS encoding MEDS domain-containing protein, giving the protein MYDLTEQATFKYDFKRYMFEKKHIMLLYDALEDYRYVSSRFIADGLQTNDCCIMATDEYSHDQVLKDLRQLGINHEKHLEDGSLILINVQEHYSAGKGFDPEETLTGWQEFTTQSINKGYDNVRAVGEATFAIGGEGLDKKLIYYENIINEKLFPHYPFMSLCVYNKNSYSNDVLKAAIQSHPMMVYGTEVYKHNIYFVPPGIYFGESEDKSEIDRLLTNVKTNNSLVQHIVKHEEKISTIFNNANDAFFIHSPILEECGFIEVNDVACEMLGYSRSELLQMKVTDISANTDKELEIQFEAFANRKQYLFETEVISKQGHFIPVEISSSTFKLDNKTLVFSAARDLSAQKKAEVDYKTAINATDDGIWDYNLHTGEFKYSERWAEMLGYKQREVPAFGCFFDNNIHPADREKFDTAFKDCLSGKEDKYELEIRLKTKDGSYKWIYTRGRIIEWDKSGQAVRILGAHTDITTRVSMEQAMVQTEKMMSIGGLAAGMAHEINNPLAGILGHAQNLKKRLFGTMPANLKCAEECDVSLDKIQNYLTGRDIPKMLQGIQESGNRAAKIVSNMLSFSRKSDKQYGCYNLVDLLDNTLDLASNDYNLEKHYDFRKIKIIRDYETDIPDIYCDGNEIQQVFLNLLKNGAEAMSGKKYANESPQFTCRAKKDSEAVVIEIEDNGPGMDDETRARIFEPFYTTKEVGKGTGLGLSVSYFIITSHHNGIIEVESTPGEWTRFTTRIPLERAVR; this is encoded by the coding sequence ATGTACGATTTAACAGAGCAAGCTACTTTCAAATATGATTTCAAACGGTATATGTTTGAGAAAAAACACATCATGCTCTTATACGATGCCCTTGAAGATTACAGGTATGTGTCCTCCCGCTTTATCGCGGACGGCCTTCAAACAAACGACTGCTGCATAATGGCCACGGACGAATATTCCCATGACCAGGTACTGAAAGACCTGCGCCAGCTGGGCATAAATCATGAAAAGCACCTTGAAGACGGCAGCCTGATACTCATCAATGTTCAGGAGCACTATTCTGCAGGCAAAGGATTCGATCCTGAAGAAACCCTGACCGGATGGCAGGAATTCACCACCCAGTCAATAAATAAGGGATACGATAACGTCCGGGCCGTCGGAGAAGCCACCTTTGCCATCGGCGGGGAAGGTTTGGACAAAAAACTTATTTATTACGAGAACATCATCAACGAAAAACTGTTTCCGCACTACCCTTTCATGTCTCTGTGCGTTTACAACAAAAACTCATACAGTAATGACGTGCTCAAGGCTGCCATCCAGTCCCACCCCATGATGGTTTACGGGACCGAGGTCTACAAACACAACATCTACTTTGTACCCCCGGGAATCTATTTTGGCGAATCCGAAGATAAATCCGAAATCGACCGTTTGCTTACCAATGTGAAAACCAACAATTCCCTTGTACAACACATTGTAAAACATGAAGAAAAAATTTCAACCATATTCAATAATGCCAATGACGCCTTTTTCATTCACAGCCCGATACTGGAAGAATGCGGATTTATTGAAGTAAACGACGTGGCCTGCGAAATGCTCGGCTATTCCCGTTCCGAACTTTTACAAATGAAAGTCACTGACATTTCGGCAAACACGGACAAGGAACTGGAAATCCAATTTGAAGCCTTCGCAAACCGAAAACAATATCTTTTTGAAACTGAGGTGATTTCCAAACAGGGTCACTTCATCCCGGTGGAAATCAGCTCCAGCACATTCAAGCTGGACAATAAAACCCTTGTATTCTCTGCTGCCCGCGATCTTTCCGCCCAGAAAAAAGCGGAAGTGGATTACAAAACCGCAATCAACGCAACCGATGACGGAATCTGGGATTACAATCTGCATACCGGCGAATTTAAATATTCCGAACGCTGGGCCGAAATGCTCGGCTACAAGCAAAGAGAAGTCCCAGCCTTCGGCTGTTTTTTCGACAACAACATTCATCCCGCAGACCGGGAAAAATTCGACACAGCTTTTAAGGATTGCCTAAGTGGGAAAGAAGATAAATACGAACTGGAAATAAGGCTGAAAACAAAAGACGGTTCCTATAAATGGATATACACCCGTGGGCGGATAATTGAATGGGATAAATCCGGCCAAGCGGTCAGAATCCTCGGCGCACACACGGACATAACTACCCGGGTCAGCATGGAACAGGCCATGGTCCAGACCGAAAAAATGATGTCCATCGGCGGGTTGGCCGCCGGGATGGCCCATGAAATCAATAACCCGCTGGCAGGAATTCTGGGACACGCCCAGAATCTGAAAAAAAGACTCTTCGGCACAATGCCCGCAAACCTGAAATGTGCGGAAGAGTGTGACGTATCACTTGATAAAATCCAAAACTACCTGACTGGCCGCGACATACCTAAAATGCTTCAGGGCATTCAGGAATCCGGAAACCGGGCTGCAAAGATCGTATCCAACATGCTCAGCTTCAGCCGGAAAAGCGACAAGCAATACGGCTGCTACAATCTGGTGGATCTTCTGGACAACACACTCGATCTGGCTTCCAACGACTATAATCTGGAAAAGCATTACGACTTCAGAAAAATAAAAATAATCCGTGATTACGAAACAGACATTCCAGACATCTACTGTGACGGCAACGAGATACAACAGGTATTCCTGAATCTGCTCAAAAACGGAGCTGAAGCAATGAGCGGCAAAAAATACGCAAACGAAAGCCCGCAATTTACCTGCCGGGCAAAAAAGGACTCCGAAGCCGTGGTTATAGAGATTGAGGACAATGGTCCCGGCATGGATGACGAAACACGGGCCAGAATATTCGAACCATTTTACACCACCAAGGAAGTGGGAAAAGGAACCGGACTGGGACTTTCGGTTTCATATTTCATAATTACCAGCCATCACAACGGCATTATTGAGGTAGAATCAACTCCAGGGGAATGGACCCGTTTCACAACACGGATTCCACTTGAGCGGGCGGTCCGGTAG
- a CDS encoding glycosyltransferase family 4 protein: MQNSNPPLAYAQSKYKESVIARPQLQLKEGGGQARLNIILPHFLTRWAFGGVVSALQVAKALTVHYDSIRFLSLNPLGEPEEMFDFKDFVESPEGKNIQCAVVHGPEPLETTADDVFFCTYWISTFVWEEHARLMEQAGNPKTPFYYFIQDYEPGFYPFGYRFAMSQASYRHHEYTHALFNSQTLANWFDEEDYPFARRYVVVPSLNQFLRERLDKLDWRLESRDSEKTVIFFYGRPEQPRNCFAPILDGLDRFFSELSPEERAGFHVLSAGQEHEDILLSSGVPIKSMGKLSMDKYAAYLEFSHIGISFMVSPHPSYPPLEMASFGLYTITNDFGPKNISRAHPNLKSLPAPDPMLLAAELHKAARWAAKRKSAVQKAVLPNCISPLPWEENARALKLSPIFPVK; this comes from the coding sequence ATGCAGAACTCCAATCCGCCCCTCGCTTACGCACAGAGTAAATACAAGGAAAGTGTCATTGCCCGCCCTCAGCTTCAATTGAAAGAAGGTGGCGGACAGGCACGGCTGAATATCATCCTGCCTCATTTTTTGACCCGCTGGGCTTTCGGCGGCGTGGTTTCGGCCCTGCAGGTCGCCAAGGCTCTGACTGTCCATTATGATTCCATCCGTTTTCTTTCGCTTAATCCGCTGGGTGAGCCGGAGGAGATGTTTGACTTCAAGGATTTCGTTGAAAGCCCGGAAGGAAAAAATATTCAGTGCGCTGTTGTTCACGGTCCGGAACCTTTGGAAACTACTGCGGATGACGTTTTTTTCTGTACTTACTGGATCAGCACCTTCGTCTGGGAAGAACATGCCCGGCTGATGGAGCAGGCCGGGAATCCCAAAACCCCGTTTTACTATTTCATTCAGGATTATGAGCCCGGTTTTTATCCTTTCGGTTACCGCTTTGCCATGAGTCAGGCTTCCTATCGCCACCACGAATACACCCATGCCCTGTTCAATTCCCAGACCCTTGCCAACTGGTTTGATGAAGAGGATTATCCTTTTGCCCGGCGGTATGTTGTGGTTCCTTCGCTGAACCAGTTTCTGCGTGAACGGTTGGATAAGCTGGACTGGCGACTGGAAAGCAGGGATTCCGAAAAAACGGTAATTTTCTTTTACGGTCGCCCGGAGCAGCCCCGGAACTGCTTTGCCCCCATTCTGGACGGGCTGGATAGGTTTTTCAGTGAACTAAGCCCGGAAGAACGGGCCGGGTTTCATGTGCTCAGTGCAGGGCAGGAGCATGAGGATATTCTTCTTTCATCCGGTGTACCCATAAAGAGCATGGGCAAGCTTTCCATGGACAAATACGCGGCCTATCTGGAATTTTCCCATATCGGAATTTCCTTTATGGTTTCCCCGCATCCGTCCTATCCGCCGCTGGAAATGGCTTCCTTCGGGCTGTATACCATCACCAATGATTTCGGGCCCAAAAATATTTCCAGAGCCCATCCAAATCTCAAGAGCCTGCCCGCTCCCGATCCCATGCTGCTTGCCGCAGAGCTGCACAAGGCCGCCCGCTGGGCCGCCAAACGTAAAAGCGCGGTCCAGAAAGCTGTGCTTCCCAACTGCATCAGCCCGCTGCCATGGGAAGAAAATGCCAGAGCCTTAAAGCTTTCGCCTATTTTCCCTGTGAAGTAG
- a CDS encoding LysE family translocator, which translates to MLGIFFYCVGIMYTPGPVNILSLNRGLQSRFSAHIPFCMGVGTALFFWFALIGYTGSAVINDGVMPVISALGCGFILYLAYKIMFSDVGNLLDEKKGSPLKFRDGLLMQLLNPKSFLAVLPVTAVQFPAAGIEGIQITTWSIGLGMLGLGAPLAYAFAGTKVSRYIENPRYLKWFNYLMGGALIFAALDMACSHVYPALL; encoded by the coding sequence ATGTTAGGAATTTTCTTCTATTGCGTAGGTATAATGTATACCCCCGGCCCGGTGAATATACTCAGTTTGAACAGAGGTCTGCAAAGCCGTTTTTCCGCGCACATCCCCTTCTGCATGGGGGTGGGAACCGCTCTTTTCTTCTGGTTTGCCTTGATCGGCTACACAGGCAGCGCGGTGATAAATGATGGAGTAATGCCGGTAATTTCAGCTTTGGGCTGCGGATTCATTCTCTATCTCGCATACAAAATCATGTTTTCAGATGTCGGAAATCTGCTCGATGAAAAAAAAGGAAGCCCACTCAAATTTCGCGACGGACTGCTCATGCAGTTGTTGAACCCCAAATCATTTCTGGCGGTGCTTCCGGTGACAGCGGTTCAATTCCCAGCCGCAGGAATCGAGGGAATCCAGATCACGACATGGTCCATCGGGCTGGGAATGCTGGGACTGGGTGCGCCGCTGGCTTATGCTTTTGCCGGGACGAAGGTATCCAGATATATTGAAAACCCCCGCTATTTGAAGTGGTTCAACTACCTGATGGGCGGTGCACTTATCTTTGCCGCTCTGGATATGGCATGCAGCCATGTGTATCCAGCTCTGCTTTAA
- a CDS encoding hybrid sensor histidine kinase/response regulator encodes MMKDTATARPGPEKFTVLIVDDNPDNIDLLVDVLKEDYELLVAINGEQALEIAFERRPDIILLDIMMPGMDGYETCRELKQDIRTDSIPVIFITAKAKFEDESKGLKIGAVDYISKPINGDIVSRRIKIHLALHNQNKILEEMVRVRTQELLDAKDKAEAASRAKTAFLANMSHELRTPLNHIIGLIEVIEEEAKGKTRELCRIIRESGHSLNNVYNNVLELARLETKGVDLTKTGIASEEYLVLLKKQLEKQTAEEKRELQFLVKNDVPDNITVDIESLNRVFSTLARNAMRYSKTGPIIFEVGLDTSFSKKTCLLFKVSDQGTGISADKTETIFDDFEIGEDYLTKKTSKTGIGLAITRRFVEAMNGQIWAESKLGKGTTINVRIPA; translated from the coding sequence ATGATGAAAGACACAGCCACTGCCCGGCCCGGCCCGGAAAAATTCACCGTCCTTATTGTAGATGATAACCCGGACAACATAGACCTGCTGGTGGATGTCCTGAAAGAGGATTATGAACTGCTTGTTGCCATCAACGGGGAACAGGCTCTGGAAATCGCCTTTGAACGCAGGCCGGACATAATCCTCCTCGATATCATGATGCCGGGCATGGATGGATATGAGACCTGCCGGGAACTGAAGCAGGACATAAGGACGGATTCGATACCGGTCATATTCATCACAGCCAAAGCCAAGTTCGAAGACGAGAGCAAAGGCTTGAAGATCGGAGCAGTCGATTATATCTCAAAACCGATCAACGGTGACATCGTCAGCCGCAGGATAAAAATCCATCTGGCCCTGCATAATCAGAATAAAATCCTGGAAGAGATGGTTCGCGTCAGGACTCAGGAACTTCTGGACGCTAAAGACAAAGCCGAGGCTGCAAGCCGGGCCAAAACAGCATTTCTGGCCAATATGAGTCATGAATTGCGCACTCCGCTCAACCATATCATCGGCTTGATCGAGGTTATAGAAGAAGAAGCAAAAGGGAAAACAAGAGAACTGTGCCGTATCATCCGTGAATCCGGGCATTCGCTGAATAATGTGTACAACAATGTTCTTGAATTGGCCCGACTGGAAACCAAAGGCGTTGACTTAACCAAAACCGGCATTGCTTCAGAGGAATATTTAGTACTCCTGAAAAAGCAATTGGAAAAGCAGACCGCAGAAGAAAAGCGAGAACTACAATTTCTGGTTAAGAATGACGTTCCGGACAATATTACCGTGGATATTGAATCACTGAACAGAGTTTTTTCCACACTGGCCCGCAACGCCATGCGCTACTCAAAAACCGGACCCATAATTTTTGAAGTCGGTCTGGATACTTCCTTCTCAAAAAAAACATGCCTCCTGTTCAAAGTGTCGGATCAGGGAACAGGTATCTCCGCAGACAAAACGGAAACAATCTTTGATGATTTTGAAATCGGAGAGGATTACCTGACCAAAAAAACAAGCAAAACCGGCATAGGTCTGGCAATAACCAGACGCTTTGTCGAAGCTATGAACGGTCAGATATGGGCTGAAAGCAAATTGGGAAAAGGAACCACTATCAATGTGAGGATTCCCGCCTAG